In one window of Methanolobus mangrovi DNA:
- a CDS encoding type II/IV secretion system ATPase subunit, producing MIGPEYGIEDIDKISSDIVLGADTEKPGKISIFLDNIKSGLHQLRYPRKKFPDYDPELHGPLVEFEIPVGFEEVERYWVNEPYSFISILVKGNVYLYHVAEPMLTLYEKDILERVYDDLQDILSVGGVNSTRDKETVLMEQALSLFNRYHAHLELASAFRIIYYLKRNFLGHDRINSLMLDPYIEDISCDGISVPIFMYHNKYRNIKTNVSFSEEEINSLVIKLCQKGGKHISVSEPMVDATLPDGSRLQATLGKEITTRGSSFTIRKFRGDPITPIDLINYKTCNIEMMAYFWLAIENGDCAIFAGGTASGKTSLLNAVSLFIPPLSKVVSIEDTREVTLHHDNWIAGVTRKPLNINSAGEVSMYDLLRSALRQRPEYILVGEIRGEEALTLFQAISTGHATYSTMHAGDVQTVVNRLDSPPLNVPHVMLQSLDILSVQIQTFVNNKRVRRTQSLVEFTGIDTKTGYIRINELYRWDPLTDTFIRNGDSYTLNKVMTSRGWDRKKLSEELDRRERILKYLCEKEMRDYVRISLVVQAYDANPENVLDAIENDTLDELIEQSV from the coding sequence ATGATAGGTCCGGAATATGGTATAGAAGATATAGATAAAATCAGCTCTGATATTGTACTCGGAGCAGATACAGAAAAACCTGGTAAAATATCTATCTTTTTAGACAATATCAAATCTGGACTTCACCAGTTAAGATACCCGCGTAAGAAATTTCCGGATTATGATCCTGAGTTACATGGGCCACTTGTCGAGTTTGAAATTCCGGTAGGATTCGAAGAAGTTGAAAGATATTGGGTAAATGAGCCGTATTCTTTCATTTCGATCCTTGTAAAAGGAAATGTATATCTTTATCATGTTGCTGAACCGATGCTGACATTGTATGAAAAAGATATTCTTGAGAGGGTCTATGATGATCTGCAGGATATCCTGAGTGTTGGCGGGGTAAATTCCACAAGAGATAAAGAAACAGTGCTTATGGAACAGGCATTATCACTTTTCAACAGGTACCATGCGCATCTGGAACTGGCATCTGCCTTCCGCATCATCTACTACCTGAAGCGGAATTTCCTGGGACACGATCGTATAAATTCTCTAATGCTTGATCCCTATATAGAAGATATTTCCTGCGATGGAATAAGCGTACCTATTTTTATGTATCATAATAAGTATCGTAACATCAAAACAAATGTTTCCTTTAGTGAAGAGGAGATCAATTCTCTTGTGATAAAACTCTGTCAAAAGGGTGGCAAACATATTTCCGTAAGTGAACCAATGGTCGATGCGACCCTCCCGGATGGTTCCCGATTACAGGCAACACTCGGTAAAGAAATAACCACCCGGGGAAGTTCATTTACAATCAGGAAGTTCAGGGGCGACCCGATTACTCCTATAGACCTCATTAACTACAAAACCTGTAACATTGAAATGATGGCTTATTTCTGGCTTGCCATCGAAAACGGTGATTGTGCCATATTTGCAGGAGGCACAGCCTCTGGAAAAACCTCTCTTCTGAATGCTGTATCTCTCTTTATCCCTCCACTATCTAAGGTCGTATCTATAGAGGATACAAGGGAAGTGACACTCCATCATGATAACTGGATTGCAGGTGTCACGCGTAAACCGCTGAATATTAACAGTGCTGGCGAAGTTTCCATGTATGATTTGCTGCGATCAGCCCTGCGACAGAGGCCAGAGTATATACTTGTAGGGGAAATAAGGGGTGAAGAGGCACTGACTCTTTTCCAGGCCATATCTACCGGTCATGCAACCTATTCAACGATGCATGCAGGTGATGTGCAGACTGTGGTCAACAGGCTTGATAGTCCTCCTCTTAATGTGCCACATGTCATGCTTCAATCATTGGATATACTGAGCGTGCAGATCCAGACCTTTGTGAATAATAAGAGGGTGCGCAGAACGCAGAGTCTTGTAGAGTTTACCGGGATAGATACCAAGACGGGATACATACGCATCAATGAGCTATACAGATGGGACCCTCTAACAGATACTTTCATTCGCAATGGTGATTCATATACTCTTAACAAGGTCATGACTTCAAGGGGCTGGGACCGAAAAAAGTTGTCAGAAGAGTTGGACAGAAGAGAACGTATTCTGAAATACCTCTGCGAGAAAGAAATGAGGGACTATGTCCGCATATCCCTGGTTGTACAGGCATATGATGCAAATCCGGAAAATGTCCTTGATGCAATTGAAAATGATACTCTGGATGAATTGATAGAACAGAGCGTGTAG
- a CDS encoding type II secretion system F family protein, giving the protein MNIIDSAAHLIFGKYVRKHIHRYEGQRSMIRKAGMGVLIEQYIAQVYFFSVLMAFLAGLTGILIGYYFLADIRPYMLGIENFPFWITTNFHVLVSFGLGAVFFIIAAYLTYYIFMSLPEIQANVRSTRINQSLPHSTAYLYAMSRGGGLNLLDIMKSLAENYHIYGASAEEIGFLVKDMEYYGTDLLKAIDRAGQRTPSKKFKDFLDGLTSIVTSGGDVSSYLKAKSDQYRLTATKEQKIFFETLGVLAEVYISAFVAGPLFLITILVVLGLMNSSAASMLEFIVYVVIPIGTVIFLVLLNSLTNDNPKIPDFYVMEKKLNSFPYVPIKEGDVTEEQKRKRIKYYSRFIKAMDKVLHPFSLFTSKPSYVLLITIPLAVAYFFFKVNNYVNIANIVYFTNFNTLTMIIIDDHIFIALLILLVPFIIFDELRTYRIKQIESTIPDFLYNLASINEAGILLVDAIVMSMQLKIGVLHSEVKRLVSDISWGTKLDDALQKFEFRIRTDMTRRIINLIIKANEATSDIKSVLTIAANDADMQRQLKKERNAEMFVYVFIIYISFMVFLFIVYILAAYFLPAMPASTAGGLEGVAFIVDFDLERYTLLFFHAAMIQGFGSGLVAGKMGSGNIHAGLKHSIMMMSIAYLVFVFLI; this is encoded by the coding sequence ATGAATATCATTGATTCTGCTGCACACCTTATATTTGGTAAATATGTACGAAAGCATATTCACCGATATGAAGGGCAGAGGTCCATGATACGTAAAGCAGGTATGGGGGTCCTAATTGAGCAATATATTGCCCAGGTATACTTCTTTTCTGTTTTGATGGCCTTTTTAGCCGGTTTAACAGGAATATTGATCGGATATTACTTTTTAGCTGATATAAGGCCTTATATGTTGGGGATTGAAAACTTCCCTTTCTGGATCACAACTAACTTTCATGTGTTGGTAAGTTTCGGACTGGGTGCTGTTTTTTTTATAATAGCTGCATACCTTACCTATTACATATTTATGTCACTACCTGAAATACAGGCAAATGTCAGAAGCACCCGTATAAACCAATCACTTCCTCACAGTACGGCATACCTGTATGCAATGAGTCGGGGAGGCGGGCTGAATCTTCTTGATATCATGAAATCACTGGCCGAGAACTATCACATCTATGGTGCATCTGCAGAAGAAATAGGATTTCTGGTCAAAGATATGGAGTACTATGGTACTGACCTCTTAAAAGCAATTGACAGGGCAGGACAGAGAACTCCTTCCAAGAAGTTCAAGGATTTTCTGGATGGACTTACATCTATTGTTACAAGTGGTGGGGATGTTAGTTCTTATCTTAAGGCAAAGAGTGATCAGTATCGTCTGACAGCTACTAAGGAACAGAAGATCTTCTTTGAAACTCTGGGAGTACTGGCAGAAGTATACATTTCTGCTTTTGTCGCAGGTCCGCTTTTTCTCATAACTATTCTTGTAGTTCTGGGACTTATGAATTCCAGCGCAGCCAGTATGCTTGAATTTATAGTATATGTAGTGATTCCGATAGGAACAGTTATCTTTCTGGTACTTCTCAATTCGTTGACCAATGATAATCCTAAAATACCTGATTTTTACGTGATGGAGAAAAAGCTGAATAGCTTCCCATATGTGCCCATAAAAGAAGGGGATGTGACTGAAGAGCAAAAGAGGAAGCGTATCAAATATTACTCCCGTTTCATCAAGGCTATGGACAAGGTCCTGCATCCTTTCAGCCTTTTTACAAGTAAACCTTCATATGTATTACTCATCACTATTCCATTGGCAGTAGCTTATTTCTTTTTCAAGGTAAATAATTACGTAAATATTGCAAACATTGTCTATTTTACCAATTTTAATACTCTGACAATGATTATTATTGATGATCATATCTTTATTGCCTTGCTCATATTGCTGGTACCTTTTATTATATTCGATGAACTGCGTACTTATCGTATAAAGCAGATAGAATCAACGATTCCTGATTTTCTTTACAATCTTGCAAGTATCAATGAGGCTGGCATTCTGCTTGTGGATGCTATCGTCATGAGCATGCAATTGAAGATTGGTGTCCTGCATTCAGAGGTAAAACGTCTTGTTAGTGACATATCCTGGGGAACAAAGCTGGATGATGCATTGCAGAAATTCGAATTCAGGATTCGTACTGATATGACAAGGCGTATAATCAATCTTATAATCAAGGCAAACGAAGCTACAAGTGATATCAAAAGTGTGCTGACAATAGCTGCGAATGATGCGGATATGCAGAGACAGCTTAAGAAAGAGCGTAATGCAGAGATGTTCGTTTATGTCTTTATAATCTACATATCATTCATGGTGTTTTTGTTCATTGTTTACATTCTTGCAGCTTATTTCCTTCCGGCAATGCCTGCATCCACAGCAGGTGGACTTGAAGGCGTTGCTTTCATAGTTGATTTTGATCTTGAAAGGTACACATTGTTATTCTTCCATGCGGCTATGATACAGGGTTTCGGCTCAGGACTTGTTGCAGGAAAAATGGGCAGTGGAAATATTCATGCAGGTTTGAAGCATTCTATAATGATGATGTCTATAGCTTATCTTGTGTTCGTATTTTTGATATGA
- the amrS gene encoding AmmeMemoRadiSam system radical SAM enzyme, which yields MIKEAMLYEKLDDGKVQCKLCSHRCRISPGKRGFCAVRENREGTLYTLNYNVVSSEALDPIEKKPLFHFHPGSLAYSLGTIGCNFRCKHCQNWTISQIDIDEANAIEMSPEVAVERAVASGAKVIAWTYNEPTIWFEYTYDCARLAKEAGLATVYVTNGYITREGLELISPYLDAFRVDIKAFTEEFYRNITSAKLAPVLESSKLAKELGMHVEVVNLIIPTLNDSPEEIREMVVWIRDNLSADTPVHFTRFHPYYKLQDIPSTPLKTLEMAYNVAKEEGLKYVYLGNVAGTEHENTFCPQCGELLIKRGMFSIELNKLADKQTCPRCGEVINIVSRQ from the coding sequence ATGATCAAAGAAGCAATGCTTTATGAGAAACTTGATGATGGTAAAGTACAGTGTAAGCTTTGCAGCCACAGGTGCCGGATATCGCCGGGAAAAAGAGGATTTTGTGCTGTGCGGGAGAACAGGGAAGGCACTCTTTACACGCTAAACTATAATGTTGTTTCAAGTGAGGCACTTGACCCTATAGAAAAAAAGCCGCTTTTTCATTTCCATCCAGGTTCCTTGGCATATTCACTTGGAACAATCGGCTGTAATTTCAGGTGCAAGCATTGTCAGAACTGGACTATATCGCAGATAGATATAGACGAGGCTAATGCCATTGAAATGAGTCCGGAGGTGGCTGTTGAAAGGGCTGTGGCTTCAGGAGCAAAAGTTATTGCATGGACCTATAATGAGCCGACCATCTGGTTCGAGTATACTTATGATTGTGCCAGGCTGGCAAAGGAAGCAGGACTGGCAACTGTATATGTGACCAATGGTTACATTACGCGGGAAGGGCTGGAACTGATATCTCCGTACCTGGATGCTTTCAGGGTTGATATCAAGGCTTTTACAGAGGAGTTCTACAGGAATATCACAAGTGCAAAACTGGCACCTGTTCTTGAGTCCTCAAAGCTTGCAAAGGAACTTGGAATGCATGTTGAGGTTGTGAACCTCATTATACCAACGCTCAATGACTCTCCTGAGGAGATACGGGAGATGGTGGTGTGGATACGTGACAATCTCAGTGCCGATACTCCTGTTCATTTTACACGCTTCCATCCCTACTATAAGTTACAGGATATTCCATCCACTCCACTGAAGACTCTTGAGATGGCATATAATGTTGCTAAAGAGGAGGGTTTGAAGTATGTGTATCTGGGGAATGTCGCCGGAACTGAACATGAGAATACGTTCTGTCCTCAATGTGGGGAGTTGCTTATTAAGAGGGGAATGTTTAGTATCGAGCTGAATAAACTGGCCGATAAACAGACTTGCCCGCGCTGCGGCGAAGTTATTAATATCGTGTCCAGGCAGTGA